The stretch of DNA GCGTTCTACAATGCCAAACGTCGGCATCAGTCGCTTGACAGGAAAACGCCGGACAGTGTGTATTACCAAGACGCCGCCAGGATGGCAGCATGACCCGAGGCAGCACTTATCACGCTGTCCAATTTTTGGGGTCCACTTCTCTTGCCATCCACTTCTTTCATGTTGAACAGCGTCTCGTAGGTGATGCCCAGACGTTCGAATTCCGGCGTCGCCCACTTGGCCACGTTCTCCAGGCTGTGGGTACGGCCGATGGGATAGGTGTAGTGCAGCTGGGTCTTGTCCAGCAGGCCCCGTTCCTTGAAGTAGTCGTGGAGCATGAAGGTGATCTCCAGCGGCGCCATGGGGCATTTGTGGGGGACGCCGACAGCGATGACCACCTTGCCTCCCTGGAATTCGTACAGCCGTTTGAGCATCTTCACCGCGGTTTCTTCGGTGTAGAACGTCTCGGCGTGCTCGGCCAGCCCCGGAATGCCTTCCAGGTGGATGCGCGAGCCGGTGGCGATGGCGATGACGTCATAGTCATAGGTCTTGCCCGACTTGGTCTTGACCTTGTTGTGGTCCAGATCGAACTCTTCGACCGGATCGACATGGAACTCGATTTCAGGCTCCAGCAGACCGGCTTGATCCCGGTAGAGCTCGTCGGGGGTCATGCGACCTACGGCGACATAGAGCAGGCCGGGCTGGTACATGTGACGATCCGAGGCCGAGAGCATGGTGATCTTGGCCTTGCCACTCCTGACCTCGCTGTGCAGCCGCCGGGCCAGATTGTTGGCCAGGATGGTCCCGCCCATACCGCCGCCTACGATCAGTATCTTCATGGTGTCCTCCTACCCTGCAATGGTGACTGGGGTGTGTGCCGGGCTTCAGTGCCCACACCCTGCCCAGGCGAGCGTGCGAGTCGGTTCCATCCCGGCACCGGTTACTTCGTCTTGCGGACGCGGATATGCCAGATGCCGTCCCGTTCCTCATTGCTCACCATCTCATGGCCGACCTTGTCGACCCACTCCGGCACGTCCGCTGCCGAGCCCTTGTCGGAGGACAGCAGTTCCAGCGTATCGCCGACGTTGATGTCCTTCAGATGGGCGATCAACTCCATGAGCGGGCCCGGGCAAAAGCTGCCCCGGGCATCGACTACCGTTACATTTTCCTCGTTCATGCTGAAATTCCTGCGGCTGAGGTTGTGGGGATTCAGAACACCAGGATCTGCCCGTCAGCGGCATCGCTGAGGAACCGGGTCAGCCCGAGTGGGCCGTCCAACGCCCCGTCCAGTTCCGCCTCACCGACCCCCAGCACGTCCATGGCCATCGAGCAGGCATGGAGGGTGGCGCCACCCAGTTCCTTGGCCTGCTCGAAGAGCTGCTTGAACGGTGGCACGTTCTTGCTCGCCATCAGCTTGCCCATTTCGCCTTCCTGGGGTGGCTTGATCGTGTGGCCCTTGATGAAGTAGGGCAGGGCGTTCATGGACAGGAAGACGGTGACCCGGGTGCCGCTCACGGCGGCGGTCGCCGCGGTCATGGCGGCCATCTGAATCCGTTCGTGCAGTCCGGAGACGCACATGATGCTGAGTTGATCCGACATGGTGATTCCTCGCGGGTCCTGTGTGACGGTGCTGTCTGCCTCTCGTCAGAGGAAGACGATCGTGATCGCTCTTGCAGGTGGCGACGGCCGGTGAGTCGCTGGCATGAACCCTGCAAACACAAGAGCCGTGCCACCATGCCCCGTTATCAATTGCGAGTGGTCTTTACCCTATCCAGTATAGGCTGCATGTGCGTATTTGTTGTTTCCTGCGGACCATAAGGAAAACACCTGCTGTGTAGTGTGGTGCTGGCAGCGTGCCACTCGCTTGCCATCCGGCTCAGACATTGTTGAATGCCTTGGCGATGCGATCACCGGTCTCCTTGTCGATGGCGCGCCAATACGCGAAGGCACGCTCGAGCACGGGCGGGGAGACGCCATTTCCAAGATGGCCGACGACGTTGGACACCAACCGGTCGCGTGCCCCGGCGTCCATGACCTCGCGCACCAGGGTGCCGGCCTGGACGAAATCGTCATCATCCGTATGCGGGGTATACGCCGCGTGCATGAACTCGCCGCTGGCCTCCCATTTCTCCCGGTACGGGTGG from Gammaproteobacteria bacterium encodes:
- a CDS encoding FAD-dependent oxidoreductase, producing the protein MKILIVGGGMGGTILANNLARRLHSEVRSGKAKITMLSASDRHMYQPGLLYVAVGRMTPDELYRDQAGLLEPEIEFHVDPVEEFDLDHNKVKTKSGKTYDYDVIAIATGSRIHLEGIPGLAEHAETFYTEETAVKMLKRLYEFQGGKVVIAVGVPHKCPMAPLEITFMLHDYFKERGLLDKTQLHYTYPIGRTHSLENVAKWATPEFERLGITYETLFNMKEVDGKRSGPQKLDSVISAASGHAAILAASW
- a CDS encoding sulfurtransferase TusA family protein — protein: MNEENVTVVDARGSFCPGPLMELIAHLKDINVGDTLELLSSDKGSAADVPEWVDKVGHEMVSNEERDGIWHIRVRKTK
- a CDS encoding DsrE/DsrF/DrsH-like family protein — its product is MAAMTAATAAVSGTRVTVFLSMNALPYFIKGHTIKPPQEGEMGKLMASKNVPPFKQLFEQAKELGGATLHACSMAMDVLGVGEAELDGALDGPLGLTRFLSDAADGQILVF